Proteins encoded by one window of Candidatus Nitrosocosmicus hydrocola:
- a CDS encoding NADPH-dependent FMN reductase, whose protein sequence is MTIKLLGVAGSMRSNSYSFKALNHALKTSKDNYHAEINLFDLRKNRLPIYEPNLDFDKILLSEKESLEMANSLVRWADAIILTSPDYHGSMSGVLKNFLDFFWKEFSGKTFGYICASHEKGLTVMEQMRTAVRQCYGWSMPYGISTSSDDFDSDGNITSKKTILRIEMLSRDIVFYGKAIRDQFLSDTSNKVKESYSFLTLGKE, encoded by the coding sequence ATGACGATAAAATTATTGGGAGTTGCGGGAAGTATGAGAAGCAATTCCTATAGTTTTAAAGCCTTGAATCATGCTTTAAAAACATCTAAAGACAATTATCATGCTGAAATAAATTTATTTGATCTTAGGAAAAACAGACTGCCAATTTATGAACCCAACTTGGATTTTGACAAAATTCTGTTGTCGGAAAAAGAAAGTTTAGAAATGGCCAATTCCCTTGTCCGATGGGCAGATGCCATCATCTTGACCTCTCCAGACTATCACGGTTCGATGTCAGGAGTACTAAAGAATTTTTTGGATTTCTTTTGGAAAGAATTTTCTGGAAAAACATTTGGCTATATTTGTGCATCTCATGAAAAAGGTCTCACCGTCATGGAACAAATGAGAACCGCAGTAAGACAATGTTATGGATGGAGTATGCCATATGGTATTTCAACAAGCTCAGACGATTTTGACTCAGACGGTAACATAACAAGCAAAAAGACTATTTTGCGAATAGAGATGTTATCCCGAGATATAGTATTTTATGGAAAAGCTATAAGAGATCAATTCCTTTCAGATACATCAAACAAAGTTAAAGAATCCTATTCATTTCTCACTTTAGGAAAGGAGTAA